The DNA segment gtTGCGTTTCCTccctgtttccacggagacggtgCATTTCCAGAAAAGCTGTATTTATCAGTGtttctgagcaccgttgtcatgtaaacagactctCAGACCGAaggtttccattttcacttgaaaacgatGTTGTGTGAACAGTTGGGTGatgtaaatgtgacatttttctgAACTGAATATGTTCATAAAAGCCAAGAacaacacagacaaaaacaacaaaatgctaTTCTGGTACTGGTGGAATACtgcagttattttattttattttatttttttaaccgcCTATGAAATAAAAGGAAGAAGGTACAGACAGGAGGCCACacagtgaaaactttttttttccttccagaatCTTCGCTGGCTGAATTCCAATAGATTTATTTGGACGGACGGTCTTCAGACTCTGTTTGTGCTCCAAAGATCTGGTAAGATGCTGAGTTGCTACCTCTTTTTGGACAGAATATCCAGCCTTCTATAATCCAGAGTCACCAGTTCACCtggaatgcatgtttttggattgcATGTGGAAACTGCAGCACTCATCCCAAAcgtacatgctaatgctaaagcaaGCTTTAGTGGTGGGTTTGTTTGGAGGTTTTGTGCCCCCAGTGGACGAATTGTGCTGAGTTTCCAGGCTGTGGCAGCACATCACCACCGGTGTGATTCTCACATAAGCTCATAAGtggatttaaattttttttttttttttttttttgtctgttttggtgttgttctCAGCATGAGATGCGACAGTGTGAGAACCACTACAGCTCTGTTGAAGTTCCTCCTTTGTTTTGTCTGCTTGTTAAGCCCCGTGCACACAGTGACTCAGTGGGTTTGAACCATTTCTTTCATTATGACACAGTAAAACCCTCCCATGCTGAGTTCTTCTCCCACAGTCCCACGCTGGTTTAAACGCTGCTGGGAAaatctcttttctctgtctATTTCAAAAGCAAGGATCCACTGAAATCTCTCACATATTCACAACTAACTTCTGCACTAATAAAGCTTTGGCAAATTGCATTATTCCCATCATTAGTATAATATTAGCGAAACCTGAATGATCATTACGTAATGTTTGATTATCTTCATTGTACCCTTCTAGTGCATTCATTCACTAAAGATATGACAGTGGAAGAGGATTATAGGAAACAGCGTCATCAACATAGAAATACATTATGCATTAATTTAAACTTAATTGTGTGACAGTTTGATCACTTTAACGCTTCCCTACAGATTTTACTGTACAGAAAAGATGTGCAAGGATTTTAAAAATTCACCAAGCAGTCTTGGGATATCTTCTAAAAACTGCTGcagagttgattttttttcagtattgaTGGATATCCTAAAAAGGTAATTGTAACTTAgtgatttcaaaacattttctctcaGATTCCCCTTTTAAGTTTGCAGAGTTTGCCCCACAGACTATGCTCCCTGACGCTGGTTTTAGGAAAGTGTGACTGAGTCCATAATGTGATGTAGAAGATGGATCTAAATGTGGGATCTAAATTTCTTTTGGTTGGAatttacaaaaacatttcaatgaaattGTTCCTCTATTTTTAGACTAGTGAACCTCTTATAAGACACTTTACTGCCCTCAggccacatttacacaacaacgcaaaactttcattgtgttttgggggtccatttacatggaatcactaaaaacacaactttttgacccacagttttctgaaacacagttttatttaaCACTGCTGCTCTACAAGGAAAATAAATAGACttcatttccaaaatgttgccgtgtaaatgcaaATCTTCTCTGagataaaaacagagaaacaatgCGTTCTCACTGGAAATGTCTTTTGTATATACAGCATATTTGTTATCCCATCCTTAACCTTTTTTAGTTAATGTCACTCtttaaatacagagaaaaatGTCTTGAATTATTATTAGCTGTTCTTTTTTCAATTGCAGTTGTAATGTTTTGCagtgagcattttttttaatcatttggaTGAACAGAAAGTATATTGTtatgttttcttaaaaaatgcTTCTCAGCTTCATATTGGAAGAATTAAAATGATGTCTAGATGTCTGGTGCTAAtataggctctatgcacaactcaaccacttcctgaacttcaggaggctccttgtttcctgtctttcatgataggacgagctgattaatacaggtgtgtctgaagttgttacagaggccagacacacctgcattaatcagctcgtcctatcatgaaagacaggaaacaaggagcctcctgaagttcaggaagtggtgaagttgtgcatagagtccattatCAGATTCAAGATGCTTGTGATGTGAAAACTTTCACCATCACAAAGAGAAAGATATTTGAGAAGTGGACACCAGGAGAAACTTGACAGTGGGATAAAGGTGTCTTTTCTGTGATGTGCgagtgatttttttctgtttatatctgaCTTATTTTTCCATTCACAGCTTCAGTTTTGTACTACTACTTCTACAAGCGGACCTCGGAGTACCTGGGTGACCCTCGCCTGTACGAGGACTCGCCGTGGCTCCGAGACGCCTTCGCTCGTAGCCGTCAGTGATCAGGAGGGTCTCAAGCGATGTGACCGAGGCAGCATCGTGACAAAACGCCCATATAGTGTACGTTACAACCATAACACGTGGAGCTGAAACAATGGCCACTTTAATTTAAGGAATGTACTTCAAACATACTTTCTTACATTTCGgtaacatttatttccaaatgaCGACACTCAGCGTAACATTTCCTTTCAACACAGGAGGAATTGTGCCAAAATCTGAGAGGGTGTTTTAAATACAAGCCAGAAATTCTtgttttcatattaaaaaatgaCGTGAAAAATGGGATTAAATATGTTTCTATGTCCTGCTGTTACCACTCACCACATGCCCTTTGTATTACTTTGTTGTTGCTGTACATTTTTTAAGAAATACACTGCAGTTGTTTTATATAAGTGATactttgagggtttttttgttgttaatgtctcattttttttgccCATCTTGTCAAAATTCTGCACTCGCACAATAAACGTGTTTTaaaactggtgtgtgtgtttcaaactTGGGTGTGGCTGTTGAAGCAGGACTGCAGGTGACTGAGTCGGAGCCTTTCTTTCTCTTCGTCCAGCTCTTTCAGCAGCGACTCCTTCTGCAGGTTGAACTGTATCcccagaaaacacaaagagtcCTACCTGTCAGTGGCTATATGGACTGTAAGGACTCAGATTAGATGATAATTCaaacaaaactgtgtgtgtaACCTCGACTATCTGATTAAATTGAGCCTATCCTGGTTTAGATTGGATCAGAGGAGGTGGTGTCAAGCGATAGGTGTCACAGCATGATCAGTTGATTTGATCTTATTACACACCTGATCAACACATTAAAGCTACTCACCATTTTTGCATATCTATAAAACTGCTCTGCTTGCTCTTTCTTGccagactgaaacaaaaagatcATCAGATTAATTCAATCAGTGTTAATTCCAATGTTAAGGAGGCACTCAGGAGCTGCATTAATGAAAGAGCAAAGGTTACGGGTGGAAACTTTAAACGCTTTTTATATCTTTtctaaagaaaaatgtttttttctatcTTCCCATCCGAACCGGTGGTGAAGTTCTGCCATCAGTGAAGGCATCTGGAGAAGCTATGGGACGCACTGCATGTTCAGGAAGCATGCTGACGTACGCTCATAACCCTGAAGGTATATTCACTGTCTCATCCACCGATTTATCTCATAAATGATTCATGTTTTGGACGTTATACTGAAACATTCAAACTGACAGAATCACTTCAAAGGATGATCTTTCTTTTTGCTATAAAATGCAAAATTGTCAATAAAAATATGTGCGAGAGCTGCAGGAAGCCAGTGGCTAGACGTCAGAGCTGCTTATGATTTGATCTGCCTCCTCCTTATTGCTGGTGGCGATCGGGGTCGACTGAGGCTGGCTGGGTGGAGAAAAGCTCCAtttctggttcttcttttggGCAAACTGTCTCGACAAATAGACTTGAGGGGAATCTGAAGTGGGACACGGCTGGAGGGTTTCTGCAGAAGTCATCACTCACCCTGAGGCGCAGCAGAGACAGGTACGCACACACCTCTGCGTTCTGAGGGTCCAGACGGTTGGCCTCGATCAGAGCTTCCTCAGCCGccgccagctcctccagctgtaaacacacacaagaccCAGCTCCATTTAAAGTAATCATCACAggaagtcataaaaaaaaatcttcattagGTACAACTTTGTTTGAGCTTGTTCCAGTCAGATTTGCTGTATTTAGATCGAGGTCGGGGAGTTGGAGGTTGAGTTTTACCCGGTAACAGGCCGTGCCAAGGCCCAGCCAGGTCAGGCAGGATGGAGACTGCTCACAGGCCTGCAGGTAGATGAGTTTGGCGTCCTCAAACTGAAATAAGAACAGTCATTAGTGTCTTCATGGAGGAGGTTTTACACGCATTTTCTTCCACTTCGTCTTTTCCACTAAAACGaccttctgctgcagcaggtagaTGGATCCAAGGCGGAGGAAGACGATGTGGGAGTCGGACGGCTGCTGCAGCACGTTGAGGCTCCACTCGTAGCTCTCCTGAGCG comes from the Salarias fasciatus chromosome 1, fSalaFa1.1, whole genome shotgun sequence genome and includes:
- the LOC115387748 gene encoding transmembrane protein 138-like → MLFNTYVFQVGLVAILLERFRSLLMLSALYLTFSIILHSWLVNLRWLNSNRFIWTDGLQTLFVLQRSASVLYYYFYKRTSEYLGDPRLYEDSPWLRDAFARSRQ